One segment of Alnus glutinosa chromosome 2, dhAlnGlut1.1, whole genome shotgun sequence DNA contains the following:
- the LOC133861188 gene encoding histone H2A.Z-specific chaperone CHZ1, with protein sequence MAETKQQEEPTLHSKRKPDICREDHGDNPKKAQKVEALDNANNDSLVSEEKKQSLDASEHNSSVAEEKDGKLEADSLAEAEEEEEEEEEEEDYEDEDEDEDGENGNGEAEADRKGKGIVKDEKGKGKLIAEEEEDDDEDDDSDNGSDVSGGESDLSDDPLAEVDLDNILPSRTRRRTVQPGVYIANDLRNNDDDSDDSDA encoded by the coding sequence ATGGCGGAAACCAAGCAACAAGAAGAACCCACATTGCACTCGAAGCGCAAACCCGATATCTGCCGCGAAGACCACGGAGACAACCCTAAGAAAGCTCAGAAAGTAGAAGCTCTCGACAACGCCAACAACGATTCCTTGGTTTCCGAAGAGAAAAAACAAAGTCTAGACGCTTCCGAACACAATTCTTCAGTAGCCGAAGAAAAAGACGGTAAACTCGAGGCCGATTCGCTCGCCGAAGccgaggaggaggaggaggaggaggaggaggaggaggactATGAAGATGAAGACGAAGACGAAGATGGTGAGAATGGTAATGGGGAAGCTGAGGCGGACCGAAAGGGAAAGGGGATTGTGAAGGATGAGAAGGGCAAAGGCAAATTGatagcagaagaagaagaagatgacgaTGAAGACGATGATAGCGATAACGGTAGCGATGTATCGGGCGGTGAAAGCGATTTATCGGACGATCCGCTAGCGGAGGTCGATTTGGATAACATTCTACCGTCAAGGACTCGGAGGCGGACGGTTCAGCCTGGGGTTTACATTGCTAACGATCTCCGCAACAATGACGACGATAGCGACGATAGCGATGCGTAA